One Mycolicibacterium goodii genomic region harbors:
- a CDS encoding transglutaminase family protein, with amino-acid sequence MTDVLGGTRCYEITHQTVYRYSDDVTSSYGRGFLTPRDLDGQRCLSHELLIEPEAADRSTSRDVYGNTSSYFHVTTPHRVLSITGHSVVEVDPPAPDRYTGRSAEAPWELARPVGADAALAAEFALDLQPPEITDAVRDYAAPSFVPGRPLVEVLADLTSRIYADFTYRSGSTTISTQVAEVLAAREGVCQDFARLAIACLRANGLAASYVSGYLATDPPPGRERMVGADATHAWASVWTPQNIWLGLDPTNDQMVDERYIVAGIGRDYADVPPLRGIIYTDSESSVIEVSVDVAPYEGGLRYA; translated from the coding sequence GTGACCGATGTTCTCGGCGGCACCCGCTGCTACGAGATCACCCACCAGACCGTGTACCGCTACTCCGATGACGTCACGAGTTCCTACGGGCGCGGCTTCCTCACACCGCGCGACCTCGACGGGCAGCGCTGCCTGTCGCATGAACTGTTGATCGAACCGGAGGCCGCCGACAGGTCGACGAGTCGTGACGTGTACGGAAACACCAGCTCGTACTTCCACGTGACCACGCCGCACCGCGTGCTGAGCATCACGGGTCATTCGGTGGTCGAGGTGGATCCTCCTGCGCCCGATCGATACACGGGCCGCTCGGCCGAGGCGCCGTGGGAACTGGCGCGTCCGGTGGGCGCTGATGCGGCCCTGGCCGCGGAGTTCGCGCTCGACCTGCAACCGCCGGAGATCACCGACGCGGTCCGCGACTACGCGGCCCCCAGCTTCGTGCCGGGACGCCCGCTCGTCGAGGTGTTGGCGGATCTCACGTCACGCATATACGCCGATTTCACGTATCGGTCCGGTTCGACGACGATCTCCACGCAGGTTGCCGAGGTCCTCGCCGCACGCGAGGGGGTCTGTCAGGACTTCGCCCGGTTGGCGATCGCATGCCTGCGTGCCAACGGTCTCGCCGCCAGTTACGTGTCGGGGTATCTCGCGACGGACCCGCCGCCGGGCAGGGAGCGCATGGTCGGTGCGGACGCCACCCACGCCTGGGCATCCGTGTGGACCCCGCAGAACATCTGGCTCGGTCTGGACCCCACCAACGACCAGATGGTCGACGAGCGTTACATCGTTGCAGGCATCGGCCGCGACTATGCCGACGTGCCACCGTTGCGGGGAATCATCTACACCGACTCGGAGAGTAGTGTCATCGAGGTATCGGTCGACGTTGCGCCGTACGAGGGGGGTTTGCGGTATGCGTGA
- a CDS encoding zinc-binding metallopeptidase family protein, with product MRDFTCPNCGQRLAFENSLCLSCGSALGFSLDDMAILVIAEKDHSGHAGAVDETKYQLCANLYAAECNWLVRIGRGDELCESCALTRTRPADSDTKAMAAFAVAERAKRRLIAELHELKLPIVSRAEDPEFGLAFDLLSSEFEKVFTGHQNGVITLDLAEGDDVHREQLRIAMDEPYRTLLGHFRHEIGHYYFYRLVAPSADYTARFHELFGDPDADYQASLDRHYRDGPPEDWEDQYVSSYATMHAAEDWAETFAHYLHIRDTLDTAAAFGFAPAGATFERRALGPSAFDTIIDMWLPLSWSLNMVNRSMGRDDLYPFVLPPAVLEKMRFVHTVIDEVTSS from the coding sequence ATGCGTGACTTCACCTGCCCGAACTGTGGTCAGCGGCTGGCGTTCGAGAACTCGCTGTGCCTGTCGTGCGGCAGCGCGCTCGGATTCTCACTCGACGACATGGCGATACTGGTGATCGCCGAAAAGGACCACAGCGGCCACGCCGGCGCGGTCGACGAGACGAAGTACCAACTCTGCGCGAACCTCTATGCGGCCGAATGTAATTGGTTGGTTCGCATCGGCCGGGGCGACGAGTTGTGTGAATCATGCGCGCTCACGCGTACCCGCCCGGCCGACAGCGACACCAAAGCCATGGCGGCGTTCGCCGTCGCCGAGCGGGCCAAGCGCCGCTTGATCGCCGAGCTGCACGAGCTCAAGCTGCCGATCGTCAGCCGCGCCGAGGATCCCGAGTTCGGGCTCGCGTTCGATCTGCTCTCCAGCGAATTCGAGAAGGTGTTCACCGGTCACCAGAATGGCGTCATCACATTGGATCTCGCCGAGGGCGACGATGTGCACCGCGAACAGTTGCGCATCGCGATGGACGAGCCCTACCGCACGCTGCTCGGACACTTCCGTCACGAGATCGGCCACTACTACTTCTACCGATTGGTGGCGCCGTCGGCCGACTACACCGCGCGGTTCCACGAACTGTTCGGTGATCCCGACGCCGACTACCAGGCCTCCCTGGACCGCCACTACCGGGACGGGCCGCCCGAAGACTGGGAGGACCAGTACGTATCGTCGTATGCGACCATGCATGCGGCGGAGGACTGGGCCGAGACCTTCGCGCACTACCTGCACATCCGCGATACCCTCGACACCGCGGCGGCGTTCGGATTCGCCCCGGCCGGAGCGACTTTCGAGCGGCGGGCCTTGGGACCCAGCGCGTTCGACACCATCATCGACATGTGGTTGCCGCTGTCATGGTCGCTGAACATGGTCAACCGGTCGATGGGCCGCGACGACCTCTACCCGTTCGTGCTGCCGCCGGCGGTGCTGGAGAAGATGCGGTTCGTGCACACCGTGATCGACGAGGTCACCTCGTCCTGA
- a CDS encoding SDR family oxidoreductase, which produces MSDNPTLVTGGTGFLAAHTILRLLADGHRVRTTVRSTRRETEVRSWLAAAGADTRQLTFTVADLTSDAGWDDAMAGVEHVLHIASPFPARQPQDPDDLIVPARDGTLRVLRTAARHGVTRVVLTSSFAAIGYTAKPSGLPYDESDWTDPSGDNDPYVRSKTIAELTAWEFTRTHSGAPELTVICPVGIFGPALGPDLSSSLGIVAMLLDGKPPLLPHASFAIVDVRDVADLHLRAMVDPRAAGQRFLASSGQPVTLPEIAATLRARLGQRAARVPVRQAPDWLVRAAARVRPELGTLAGLLGEPKQISHAKATDILDWRPRSAADAVTASAESILGLGTVRTR; this is translated from the coding sequence GTGAGCGACAATCCGACACTCGTCACCGGCGGCACGGGATTCCTTGCCGCGCATACCATCTTGCGGCTGCTCGCCGACGGTCATCGAGTCCGCACCACGGTCAGATCGACACGTCGCGAAACCGAGGTGCGCAGTTGGCTGGCGGCCGCAGGGGCCGATACACGCCAGCTCACATTCACAGTCGCCGACCTCACCTCGGACGCTGGTTGGGATGATGCGATGGCCGGTGTCGAACATGTGCTCCACATCGCCTCACCGTTTCCGGCTCGACAGCCGCAGGATCCGGACGATCTCATCGTGCCCGCCCGCGACGGCACCCTGCGGGTGCTGCGGACCGCCGCTCGCCATGGGGTGACCCGAGTGGTGCTGACCTCGTCATTCGCCGCGATCGGCTACACCGCCAAACCGTCCGGGCTGCCCTATGACGAATCCGATTGGACCGACCCGTCGGGCGACAACGACCCGTACGTGAGATCGAAGACGATCGCCGAGCTGACCGCCTGGGAGTTCACCAGAACCCACTCCGGCGCACCCGAGTTGACCGTCATCTGCCCGGTGGGGATCTTCGGTCCCGCCCTCGGGCCGGATCTGTCGAGTTCCCTCGGTATCGTCGCGATGCTGCTGGACGGCAAACCGCCCCTGCTGCCGCACGCGTCATTCGCAATCGTCGATGTCCGCGACGTCGCCGACCTGCACCTGCGAGCCATGGTCGACCCGCGCGCCGCAGGACAGCGTTTTCTGGCATCCAGCGGGCAACCGGTCACCCTGCCAGAGATCGCCGCCACCTTGCGGGCTCGGCTGGGTCAGCGGGCCGCGCGGGTGCCCGTTCGGCAGGCGCCGGACTGGCTGGTGCGCGCCGCGGCGCGGGTCCGGCCCGAACTCGGCACACTGGCCGGCCTGCTGGGTGAACCCAAACAGATCAGCCATGCCAAGGCGACCGACATTCTCGACTGGCGCCCACGTTCTGCGGCTGACGCGGTGACGGCGAGTGCCGAGAGCATTCTGGGACTGGGAACCGTCAGGACGAGGTGA